One Nicotiana sylvestris chromosome 12, ASM39365v2, whole genome shotgun sequence genomic window carries:
- the LOC138883768 gene encoding uncharacterized protein, which yields MRTEEANCLKDEESERLKDKMKSLSLSLSLSLSLNSSKTNLVESSSTFMKDRFKRKQKKGYRQGQSSKNGGKAPVQANLTEGGDVIAVVIVEVNMVANKTNWIVDTDASRHLCANKELFHDFEESTVCLYRNLVFAVLLNKAGLKIIFESNKVIISRGGDFVGKGYLSGGLFVLNIAQESTNNATTTFNSAYIAESIDCGMCPVCVEAKHTKKPFKNVTSRKTKLLELVHSDVVDFKNIVSKGGKKYYIIFVDDFSRYTKFMSLNDSSICKSRDAEFFEHVFSLKNNVPSVVPNNASISMSINSHIVPSSSVTINEHENKLRRSKRHRTEANFGPDFITTFLTENINLDVLCNELISIYLIEEDPNTYSEAMRSIDTSFWNEAIKSELDSIVSNHTWDLTDLPKGCKPISSKWIFKKKLRPGGTIEKYKARLVIRGFNQKKDIDYFDTYSHVNKIATIRTLVALAAIHNLVIYQMDVKTAFLNGDLKKEIYVSQPEGFVIQGQENKVCKLRKPLYGLKQAPKQWY from the exons ATGAGGACTGAGGAAGCAAATTGTCTCAAAGATGAGGAATCTGAACGGCTTAAGGATAAGATGAaatctctatctctctctctctctctctctctctctcttaattCTTCTAAAACTAATCTTGTGGAATCTTCTAGTACTTTTATGAAAGATAGGTTTAAGAGAAAACAGAAGAAAGGATAT AGACAAGGACAAAGCTCAAAGAATGGAGGAAAAGCTCCAGTCCAAGCTAACCTTACTGAGGGTGGTGATGTCATTGCTGTTGTGATTGTTGAGGTGAACATGGTGGCTAACAAAACCAACTGGATAGTGGACACAGATGCTTCAAGGCACCTTTGCGCCAACAAGGAGTTGTTTCACGACTTTGAGGAATCTACTGTGTGTCTATATAG AAACTTAGTTTTTGCTGTGCTTCTCAACAAAGCAGGtcttaaaattatttttgaatcTAATAAAGTTATTATTTCTCGTGGGGGAGACTTTGTTGGGAAGGGTTACCTTAGTGGGGGTTTATTTGTACTGAACATCGCTCAAGAGAGTACTAATAATGCTACTACCACTTTCAATTCTGCTTATATTGCTGAGTCTATTGATTGTGGCATG tgtccTGTTTGTGTAGAAGCTAAACATACCAAAAAGCCTTTTAAGAATGTAACTAGTAGAAAAACAAAATTGCTTGAACTAGTACATTCAGACGTAGTAGATTTCAAGAACATTGTTAGTAAGGgtggaaagaaatactacatcatCTTTGTAGATGACTTTTCTAGATACACTAAG TTTATGTCTTTGAATGATAGTTCTATTTGTAAATCTAGAGATGCAGAATTTTTTGAGCATGTTTTTTCATTGAAAAATAATGTGCCTAGTGTTGTGCCTAATAATGCTTCTATATCTATGTCTATTAATTCTCATATTGTGCCTTCTTCTAGTGTTACTATTAATGagcatgaaaataaacttagaagAAGTAAGAGGCATAGAACTGAAGCTAACTTTGGTCCTGACTTTATTACTACTTTCTTGACTGAAAATATTAACCTTGATGTTTTGTGTAATGAATTAATATCAATCTATTTAATAGAAGAAGACCCTAATACATACAGTGAAGCAATGAGGTCAATAGATACTAGTTTTTGGAATGAGGCCATTAAAAGTGAATTAGATTCTATAGTTTCTAATCACACTTGGGACTTAACTGATTTGCCTAAAGGTTGCAAACCCATAAGTAGCAAGTGGATATTTAAGAAGAAATTGAGACCTGGTGGTACAATTGAGAAATATAAGGCTAGACTTGTGATCAGGGGTTTTAACCAAAAGAAAGACATTGATTACTTTGACACTTATTCTCATGTGAATAAGATAGCGACTATTAGAACTCTTGTTGCTTTGGCCGCTATTCATAATTTAGTGAtatatcaaatggatgttaaaacggctTTCCTAAATGGTGATTTAAAGAAAGAGATCTATGTGTCTCAACCTGAGGGATTTGTGATCCAAGGACAGGAGAATAAAGTATGCAAATTGAGAAAGcctttgtatggtctaaagcaggcACCTAAGCAATGGTACTAA